The following proteins come from a genomic window of Geomonas sp. RF6:
- a CDS encoding alpha/beta fold hydrolase has protein sequence MKAPLRECTLSPREILRYRVYGSGEKRVLLLHGLAARSECWIDIVPLFPSEEYTVYLVDLLGSGESSKPRGADYSIQAHANRLLDFIEREGVAGIVPVGHSLGGAVVLVAAIEAMRQGRERLFPAMVVMAGPGFIQRLPLMAEVFQLPLAGPLFVALYAPDIWVKVGLRAAYHDSRLVDREHVRRYAPCYRDRDSKRALVATCRQLVPPDCEELTRCYGDLRLPVLLLWGRHDHIVPLSQGQRLVQAIPGSRLEVLEDCGHNPQEEKPAETFRVIDSFVRTLHA, from the coding sequence ATGAAAGCACCTCTTCGCGAATGTACCCTTTCCCCCCGCGAAATCCTGCGCTACCGCGTCTACGGCAGCGGAGAAAAGCGCGTCCTGCTCCTCCACGGGCTGGCGGCCCGGTCGGAATGCTGGATCGACATTGTTCCCCTTTTCCCCTCTGAAGAGTACACCGTCTATCTCGTCGATCTCCTCGGCTCCGGCGAGTCCTCCAAGCCGAGGGGCGCGGACTACTCCATCCAGGCGCACGCCAACAGGCTCCTCGATTTCATCGAGCGGGAGGGTGTGGCGGGGATCGTTCCGGTGGGGCACTCCCTTGGCGGCGCGGTCGTTCTCGTCGCCGCCATCGAGGCGATGCGGCAGGGGAGGGAGAGGCTTTTTCCCGCCATGGTGGTTATGGCAGGGCCGGGGTTCATCCAGCGTCTCCCCCTTATGGCGGAGGTGTTCCAGCTCCCGTTGGCGGGCCCCCTTTTCGTTGCCCTCTACGCGCCTGACATATGGGTGAAGGTGGGGCTGAGGGCTGCCTACCACGACTCCCGCCTCGTCGATCGGGAACACGTGCGCCGCTACGCCCCCTGCTATCGCGACAGGGACTCCAAAAGGGCGCTGGTCGCGACTTGCCGTCAACTTGTTCCGCCCGACTGCGAGGAGCTGACCAGATGTTATGGCGATCTGCGCCTTCCGGTTCTCCTTCTGTGGGGGAGGCACGACCACATCGTCCCTCTTTCGCAGGGGCAAAGGCTGGTGCAGGCAATTCCCGGCTCGAGGCTCGAAGTGCTGGAGGATTGCGGGCACAACCCGCAGGAAGAGAAGCCGGCGGAGACATTCCGCGTCATCGACAGCTTTGTCCGCACGCTTCACGCCTGA
- a CDS encoding VIT1/CCC1 transporter family protein — MNSVDASTERKRYLQNLEEERNSAFLYRTLAEKEENGNLAEVYRRLAEAEEGHADLWGQKLDVAGGAVPPFRPTTRTRILAWLAGRFGAQVVIPTLTAKENAASSDYAGQADAADLIPTEQSHARVLRQIGENSAAGLGGSAVAQLEGRHRMAGGNALRAAVLGASDGLLSNFNLIMGVAGAALSARNILLTGFAGLLAGAISMALGEWISVQSSRELYQKHIETEREEIENAPEEEIEELVLIYQARGMEESVARQFATRIMADRENALTTLVREELGVDPEELGGSAWEAAFTSFLLFAVGAIVPVIPFLFLEGMTAVVVSAAFSAVGLFAIGAAITLFTGRSIWYSGMRQVAFGLIAAGATFAVGRLVGVAVMG, encoded by the coding sequence ATGAATAGTGTCGATGCCAGCACCGAGCGGAAGCGGTACCTTCAGAATCTGGAGGAGGAAAGGAACAGCGCCTTTCTCTACCGAACTCTTGCGGAGAAGGAAGAGAACGGGAATCTCGCGGAGGTGTACCGCAGACTCGCCGAAGCGGAGGAGGGGCATGCGGATCTCTGGGGACAGAAGCTGGATGTCGCCGGCGGCGCCGTTCCGCCGTTTCGCCCGACAACGCGGACCCGTATCCTCGCCTGGCTCGCCGGCCGCTTCGGCGCGCAGGTCGTCATTCCCACCCTCACGGCAAAGGAGAACGCAGCTTCCAGCGACTACGCCGGGCAGGCGGACGCCGCGGACCTCATCCCCACGGAGCAGTCTCACGCACGCGTGCTACGCCAGATCGGGGAAAACTCGGCTGCGGGGCTGGGAGGGAGCGCGGTGGCGCAGCTCGAGGGTCGCCACAGAATGGCGGGGGGGAACGCCCTGCGGGCGGCGGTGCTTGGCGCGAGCGACGGCCTCCTTTCCAACTTCAACCTGATCATGGGGGTAGCGGGGGCGGCCCTCTCCGCCCGCAACATTCTCCTCACCGGCTTTGCCGGCCTCCTTGCCGGGGCAATCTCCATGGCGCTCGGGGAGTGGATCTCGGTGCAGAGTTCGCGCGAGCTGTACCAGAAGCACATCGAGACAGAGCGGGAGGAGATAGAGAACGCTCCGGAGGAAGAGATCGAGGAACTGGTGCTGATCTATCAGGCGCGGGGGATGGAGGAGTCGGTGGCTCGTCAGTTTGCCACCCGCATCATGGCGGACCGGGAGAACGCGCTGACCACACTCGTGCGCGAGGAGCTTGGGGTCGATCCGGAGGAATTGGGAGGGTCCGCCTGGGAGGCGGCCTTTACCTCTTTCCTTCTCTTTGCCGTCGGCGCGATTGTTCCTGTCATACCGTTCCTCTTTCTGGAGGGAATGACGGCGGTAGTCGTCAGCGCGGCTTTCAGTGCGGTAGGGCTCTTCGCCATCGGCGCGGCGATCACCCTCTTTACCGGTCGCTCGATCTGGTATTCGGGAATGCGTCAGGTGGCGTTCGGCTTGATAGCGGCGGGTGCCACCTTCGCCGTCGGTCGGCTGGTGGGGGTGGCGGTGATGGGGTAG
- a CDS encoding histidine kinase, with the protein MLEGKAATGRDNYFDPTLERKAVKILPGEFFATADGTAITTLLGSCVSVCLYDVTSGVGGMNHFMLPEILANQGATRCDPKNSTCSEACSTRYGACAMKHLLDWLYSLGAQQSRLEAKVFGAGRVMAGKSHIGEQNAAFAIGYLRERNIPVRATDLGDHYPRKVFFLPATGTAYVKRLHPQERD; encoded by the coding sequence ATGCTGGAAGGTAAGGCCGCCACCGGCCGCGACAACTATTTCGATCCCACCCTCGAACGGAAGGCGGTAAAGATCCTGCCGGGGGAATTCTTTGCCACCGCCGACGGCACCGCCATCACCACCCTTCTCGGCTCATGCGTCTCGGTTTGCCTCTATGACGTCACAAGTGGCGTCGGCGGGATGAATCACTTCATGCTCCCGGAGATCCTCGCAAACCAGGGCGCAACGCGCTGCGATCCGAAGAACTCCACCTGCAGCGAGGCATGCTCAACCCGCTACGGCGCGTGCGCCATGAAGCACCTGCTCGACTGGCTCTACAGTCTCGGAGCGCAGCAGTCGCGGCTCGAGGCAAAGGTGTTCGGGGCGGGGCGCGTAATGGCGGGAAAGAGCCACATCGGCGAACAGAATGCGGCCTTTGCCATCGGTTATCTGAGGGAAAGGAATATTCCGGTCAGGGCCACGGACCTCGGGGACCACTACCCGCGGAAGGTTTTTTTCCTCCCCGCCACCGGCACGGCATATGTGAAGAGGCTTCATCCGCAGGAGAGGGACTAA
- a CDS encoding endonuclease/exonuclease/phosphatase family protein, whose translation MKHKGHGMGFSWFIFFSLLYVALLAAISVLNRFGADRFWFGALNLYLPQAMWLLPGIVLTVVALFVARRWIWLPLLCLLWVIGPVMGLCLPLHPYTLAPGDLLLRVMTCNTKYGKYPSNALISDIDRYSPDLLLFQDAEEVRKSELGKILRSWHVRYHGQYVVASKLPLSEFEVFRIEVPGEKEDFLRVRLMVGGKPVSVYNVHLQTPRAGLNAFRKVKRRPWYFPKAVERFEGNVEVRLAQARALTERLEREKGAVILAGDLNSPDASLTCLMLRDAGLHDAFAEGGRGYGYSYGHKLLQHRLPWIRVSWMRIDHIMMSDDLRTLSCWTGNGESSEHRPVLADLVLRGDEGAERRGR comes from the coding sequence ATGAAGCATAAAGGTCACGGAATGGGTTTCTCCTGGTTCATCTTCTTCTCTCTGCTCTATGTAGCGCTCCTCGCCGCCATATCGGTGCTCAACCGCTTCGGCGCCGACCGCTTCTGGTTCGGCGCACTCAATCTTTACCTCCCCCAGGCCATGTGGCTCCTGCCGGGGATCGTCCTCACCGTCGTAGCACTCTTTGTCGCCAGGCGCTGGATCTGGCTGCCGCTGCTGTGCCTCCTCTGGGTCATCGGTCCCGTCATGGGGCTTTGCCTCCCGCTCCACCCGTACACTCTCGCTCCTGGCGATCTCCTGCTGCGGGTCATGACGTGCAACACGAAGTACGGCAAGTACCCCTCAAACGCGCTCATCTCCGACATAGACCGCTACAGCCCCGATCTCCTTCTCTTCCAGGACGCCGAGGAGGTGCGCAAGAGCGAGCTCGGGAAGATCCTTCGCTCGTGGCACGTGCGCTACCACGGCCAGTATGTGGTGGCAAGCAAGCTCCCTCTGTCGGAGTTCGAGGTCTTCCGCATCGAGGTGCCGGGGGAAAAGGAGGATTTTCTGCGGGTGCGCCTGATGGTGGGGGGGAAGCCGGTGTCGGTATATAACGTCCACCTTCAGACGCCGCGTGCGGGGCTGAACGCCTTTCGCAAGGTGAAGAGGCGCCCGTGGTACTTCCCGAAGGCGGTGGAGCGGTTCGAGGGGAACGTGGAGGTGCGGCTGGCGCAGGCGCGGGCCCTGACGGAACGGCTGGAACGGGAGAAGGGGGCGGTGATCCTCGCGGGCGACCTGAACTCCCCCGACGCCTCCCTGACCTGCCTCATGCTGCGCGATGCGGGTCTGCACGATGCCTTCGCAGAGGGGGGGAGGGGGTACGGGTACAGCTACGGCCACAAGCTCCTGCAGCACCGGCTCCCCTGGATCCGCGTCTCCTGGATGCGCATCGATCACATCATGATGAGCGACGACCTGCGCACGCTGTCGTGCTGGACCGGCAACGGCGAGTCCTCGGAGCATCGCCCGGTGCTGGCGGACCTGGTACTGCGAGGGGATGAGGGTGCGGAGCGAAGGGGGCGCTGA
- a CDS encoding OmpA family protein, giving the protein MKANIVVKFIAVFSTAAFLATGCATDQQGQGGEFGYKKTTIGAVSGGAIGAGIGALAGGKSHRGRNAAIGGLSGAVVGGAVGLYMDKQAAKLKQQMPEAEVVRDGDKVYVALPSGILFDLGKDALKPAARDSLAKAATTLRTSETNIIIEGHTDSTGNNSINQPLSERRARNVMNFLASNGVPASRMTAVGYGSSRPAVPNDTEANRALNRRVQLEISPNERLKAQEGKGTGTGNN; this is encoded by the coding sequence ATGAAAGCCAACATTGTCGTGAAGTTCATCGCTGTATTTTCCACCGCCGCTTTCCTGGCCACCGGCTGCGCCACCGATCAGCAGGGACAGGGAGGGGAATTCGGATACAAGAAGACGACGATAGGTGCAGTCAGTGGCGGCGCAATCGGAGCAGGAATCGGCGCCCTGGCCGGAGGAAAGAGCCACCGCGGGCGCAATGCCGCGATCGGCGGGTTGAGCGGTGCCGTCGTGGGGGGCGCCGTCGGTTTATACATGGACAAGCAGGCGGCAAAGCTGAAGCAGCAAATGCCGGAAGCGGAAGTCGTGCGTGACGGCGACAAGGTGTACGTGGCGCTCCCGTCCGGGATCCTCTTTGATCTCGGCAAGGACGCACTGAAACCGGCGGCGAGAGATTCGCTGGCAAAGGCCGCTACCACCCTCAGGACCTCCGAGACCAACATCATCATCGAGGGTCACACCGACTCGACCGGCAACAACTCCATCAACCAGCCGCTGAGCGAGAGGCGTGCGAGGAACGTGATGAACTTCCTGGCAAGCAACGGAGTACCCGCCTCGAGGATGACCGCAGTAGGATACGGCTCGAGCCGCCCGGCGGTCCCGAACGACACGGAAGCCAACAGGGCGCTGAACCGCAGGGTGCAGCTGGAGATAAGCCCCAACGAGAGGCTGAAGGCGCAGGAAGGGAAAGGGACCGGGACAGGCAACAACTAG
- a CDS encoding 3'-5' exonuclease → MGNYSVVVLDFETTGLSPDRGDRAIEIGAVLIRDNRIVDRFQSLMNPGMRITPFIENYTGITNKMLADAPPAAEVMARFASFMESHHLVAHNASFDGRFLDNELCRINLRRKQEFACSLLLSRRLYPDAPSHSLESLVRYKKLKTTGVHHRALADAEMTAHLWLTFIEELKGVHRLERVPFDLMRKLAKVSKKKVPAFLESLAAVTPSS, encoded by the coding sequence GTGGGGAATTATTCGGTCGTCGTTCTCGACTTTGAAACAACGGGACTCTCTCCGGATCGCGGTGACAGGGCCATAGAAATCGGGGCGGTGCTGATCCGCGACAACCGCATCGTGGACCGCTTCCAGAGCCTGATGAACCCGGGAATGAGAATCACCCCCTTCATCGAAAACTACACGGGCATCACCAACAAGATGCTCGCCGACGCCCCCCCCGCCGCCGAGGTCATGGCGCGCTTCGCCTCCTTCATGGAGAGCCACCACCTCGTCGCCCACAACGCGAGCTTCGACGGGCGCTTCCTCGACAACGAGCTGTGCCGCATAAACCTGCGGCGCAAGCAGGAGTTCGCCTGTTCCCTTCTCCTTTCGCGCCGCCTTTATCCCGATGCTCCGAGCCACTCGCTGGAATCGCTGGTCCGCTACAAGAAGCTCAAAACCACCGGCGTGCATCATCGCGCCCTCGCCGATGCGGAGATGACGGCCCACCTGTGGCTCACCTTCATCGAGGAGCTCAAGGGTGTACATCGACTCGAAAGGGTTCCCTTCGACCTGATGCGGAAGCTCGCCAAGGTTTCCAAAAAGAAGGTTCCCGCCTTCCTCGAAAGCCTCGCCGCCGTTACGCCGAGCTCCTGA
- a CDS encoding putative bifunctional diguanylate cyclase/phosphodiesterase, with product MTYPALSITKITTLIAVLLACVIATVLPAGYFAVSYENLAGRLEAEAEMNGRMVNRFLREIPALDHYYSLRLHELLSLRPKHGPPEIRQLLDMDGNELASTGTTLTPPLLQRHYLIMEKGKPVARLEISASYREVLVDSAAVAALGIILGITLYLGMRTLPLRAAAKAEEALTEANDFLSQVMQSSTNGIFVLDTQLVVMMANPRAGELLGFDEEAMTGRPFLDLLPEKEGALLEPLRKVLEGEAPMVHFEMEVQCDLPTPTVISCGAAPVIRGDAVRSIVISAEDITERKLAEEHILHMAYFDDLTGLPNRTFFSDQVESALALAQRATGKAAIMLVDLDNFKRINDTLGHRLGDQVLKTVSERLKRSLRKSDLLHRPGASDDVEIVARFGGDEFTILLGIIKDDNDPAIVAQRVIEAFAEPMPLEEHEVFVTMSIGISIYPKDGTTLDILLKNADTAMYKAKLGGKNRYQFYRHSMNENALARLTLENGLHKALEQGDFLLYYQPKMHLASGEITGVEALLRWKHPEIGMISPQEFIPIAEENGLIVPITEWVIAEACRQVKAWQTEGYPPLAVAVNISTHLFMQENLVRIVQKALEASGLEPKYLELEITESVMLQETSHTLGILGRLQQIGVFISIDDFGTGYSSFSYLKKLPVNAIKIDRSFIKDLSNHREDVAIVKAIIATGQSLGLKVVAEGVETVEQLHFLAAQGCDEMQGFLLSKPLPPDPIAGFVAQRHMQKAG from the coding sequence ATGACCTATCCTGCTTTATCGATAACCAAAATAACCACGCTGATCGCGGTTCTTCTCGCCTGCGTCATAGCGACGGTCCTCCCCGCCGGTTATTTTGCCGTCTCCTACGAGAACCTCGCCGGTCGTCTCGAAGCAGAAGCAGAGATGAACGGCAGAATGGTGAACCGCTTTTTGCGCGAGATCCCGGCCCTCGACCACTACTACTCCCTGCGCCTGCACGAGCTCCTCTCCCTCCGCCCGAAGCACGGTCCTCCCGAGATACGGCAGCTGCTCGACATGGACGGCAACGAGCTCGCCAGCACCGGCACAACTCTGACGCCGCCGCTATTGCAGCGCCATTACCTCATCATGGAGAAGGGAAAGCCGGTCGCGCGCCTCGAAATCAGCGCGAGCTACCGCGAGGTCCTCGTCGACTCGGCGGCCGTCGCGGCTCTCGGCATCATACTCGGCATCACCCTCTACCTCGGGATGCGCACCTTGCCGCTGAGAGCCGCGGCAAAGGCTGAGGAAGCCCTCACCGAGGCGAACGATTTCCTCTCGCAGGTCATGCAGAGCAGCACCAACGGGATCTTCGTCCTCGACACCCAGCTCGTGGTGATGATGGCGAACCCGCGCGCAGGCGAGCTTCTCGGTTTCGACGAGGAGGCGATGACAGGGCGCCCTTTCCTCGACCTGCTGCCGGAGAAAGAGGGGGCGCTGCTGGAGCCGCTGCGCAAGGTCCTGGAAGGTGAGGCGCCGATGGTGCACTTCGAGATGGAGGTGCAGTGCGATCTCCCGACGCCGACCGTGATATCGTGCGGCGCCGCGCCGGTCATCCGGGGAGACGCAGTGAGGAGCATCGTCATCTCCGCGGAGGACATCACGGAGCGCAAACTCGCCGAGGAGCACATCCTGCACATGGCCTACTTCGACGATCTTACCGGCCTCCCCAACAGGACCTTTTTCAGCGACCAGGTGGAGTCGGCGCTGGCCCTCGCCCAGCGAGCGACCGGGAAGGCGGCGATAATGCTCGTCGACCTCGACAACTTCAAGAGGATCAACGACACCCTGGGGCACCGCCTGGGGGATCAGGTCCTGAAGACCGTTTCCGAGCGGCTGAAGAGATCACTGCGCAAGTCCGACCTGCTGCACCGCCCCGGCGCGAGTGACGACGTGGAGATAGTGGCGCGCTTCGGCGGCGACGAGTTCACCATCCTTCTGGGAATTATCAAGGATGACAACGACCCCGCCATCGTCGCCCAGCGCGTCATCGAGGCGTTCGCCGAGCCGATGCCGCTGGAGGAGCACGAAGTCTTCGTCACCATGAGTATCGGCATAAGCATCTACCCGAAAGATGGCACGACGCTCGACATCCTCCTCAAGAATGCCGACACCGCCATGTACAAGGCGAAACTCGGGGGGAAGAATCGCTACCAGTTCTACCGCCATAGCATGAACGAGAACGCGCTGGCCCGTCTGACCCTGGAAAACGGCCTGCACAAGGCACTGGAACAGGGGGACTTCCTCCTGTACTACCAGCCGAAGATGCATCTTGCTTCCGGAGAGATCACCGGGGTCGAGGCGCTCCTGCGCTGGAAGCATCCGGAGATAGGGATGATTTCGCCGCAGGAGTTCATCCCCATTGCGGAGGAAAACGGACTGATCGTGCCGATAACGGAATGGGTGATCGCCGAGGCGTGCCGGCAGGTGAAGGCGTGGCAGACGGAGGGATATCCCCCGCTCGCAGTCGCCGTGAACATCTCCACCCACCTCTTCATGCAGGAGAACCTGGTCCGGATCGTCCAGAAAGCGCTGGAGGCGAGCGGACTTGAGCCGAAATACCTCGAGCTGGAAATAACCGAGAGCGTCATGTTGCAGGAGACCAGCCATACACTCGGGATTCTCGGCCGACTGCAGCAGATAGGGGTCTTCATCAGCATCGACGACTTCGGTACCGGCTACTCCTCCTTCAGCTATCTGAAGAAGTTGCCGGTCAACGCCATAAAGATCGACCGGTCGTTCATAAAGGACCTGTCGAACCACCGGGAGGACGTCGCCATCGTGAAGGCCATAATCGCCACCGGGCAGAGCCTCGGCCTGAAGGTGGTGGCGGAAGGGGTGGAGACTGTGGAGCAGCTGCATTTTCTGGCGGCGCAAGGGTGCGACGAGATGCAGGGGTTTCTCCTCAGCAAGCCGCTCCCTCCGGACCCGATCGCCGGGTTCGTCGCGCAGCGGCATATGCAGAAGGCAGGATAA
- a CDS encoding cupin domain-containing protein: MKIVELGSAERVPINIDARKLCVREDLELIHLEFAPGEGLDVHANPFDVVFFVVEGSGELEVGGERRMVTQDAAVEVPAQVMRGWKNTGPGRLRVLVIKALRK, from the coding sequence ATGAAGATCGTGGAGCTCGGATCCGCAGAAAGGGTCCCCATCAACATCGACGCGAGAAAGCTCTGCGTCCGTGAGGACCTCGAGCTGATCCATCTCGAGTTTGCGCCGGGGGAGGGGCTCGATGTACATGCCAATCCCTTTGACGTGGTATTCTTCGTGGTGGAGGGCTCTGGGGAGCTGGAGGTCGGAGGGGAAAGGAGGATGGTCACGCAGGACGCCGCGGTAGAGGTGCCGGCCCAGGTAATGCGCGGCTGGAAGAACACGGGTCCGGGGAGGCTGCGCGTCCTCGTTATCAAGGCGCTCAGGAAGTAG
- a CDS encoding DMT family transporter, which produces MTTKEIRLAYAALACGILCIGCSALFVKIAALPGTVSAFYRLFFAAPPLVMAWVVGKKTLPARHDLLLIAAGGALFAADLTFWNSGLLLTSAAAATLLANNAPIWVGLGALIFFRERLAPRFWLGLGLSLIGMALIVGPNALRELTFNRGDLLSIGASIFYAAYLLTTQKARGASDTLTFMTISVIAGAALLLVVNLALGLPLTGFSPRSWWALAGLGLVSHLVGWLAINYALGHLKASSVSVSLLGQAVVTALLSIPVLGETLGATETIGGVLVLGGIYLVNSRKEKRVP; this is translated from the coding sequence ATGACGACCAAGGAAATCCGCCTCGCCTACGCCGCGCTTGCCTGTGGCATTCTCTGCATAGGGTGCTCCGCGCTCTTTGTGAAGATCGCCGCACTCCCGGGAACCGTTTCCGCCTTCTACAGGCTCTTTTTTGCTGCCCCGCCCCTCGTTATGGCGTGGGTTGTGGGGAAAAAGACGCTCCCCGCGCGGCACGACCTGCTCCTCATCGCCGCCGGAGGCGCCCTCTTTGCCGCCGATCTCACCTTCTGGAACTCGGGCCTTCTCCTCACCTCGGCTGCAGCGGCCACGCTTCTAGCCAACAACGCGCCGATCTGGGTGGGGCTCGGCGCACTGATCTTCTTCCGGGAGCGGCTCGCACCGAGGTTCTGGCTGGGGCTCGGGCTTTCCCTCATCGGCATGGCCCTCATCGTGGGGCCAAACGCCCTGCGGGAGCTCACCTTCAACCGGGGAGATCTCTTAAGCATCGGAGCGAGCATCTTCTACGCCGCCTACCTCCTCACCACGCAAAAGGCACGAGGCGCCAGCGACACCCTGACCTTCATGACCATCTCCGTCATCGCCGGGGCCGCCCTCCTCCTGGTCGTGAACCTCGCCCTCGGACTCCCCCTCACCGGCTTCAGTCCGAGGAGCTGGTGGGCTCTGGCGGGCCTCGGACTCGTCTCCCATCTCGTCGGCTGGCTCGCCATCAACTATGCCCTGGGGCACCTGAAGGCATCGTCGGTGTCGGTCTCCCTCCTCGGGCAGGCAGTGGTGACCGCTCTCCTCTCCATCCCCGTACTAGGAGAAACTTTGGGAGCGACGGAGACGATCGGCGGGGTGCTCGTCCTCGGCGGAATTTACCTCGTGAACAGTCGAAAGGAAAAAAGGGTGCCGTGA